The nucleotide window GCGAGGGCTGGATACGTTGGGCCAGGTCTATGAGCTGCTGCGGTTGTATTTTCCTCCGTTTTACCTGCTCTTCACAGTGCCGTTTCTTTTGCTGGGCATTCTCATCCTCATTTGGCGGAGGCGCGATGTCCCGTCGATCGCGCTCGTTTTCTGGTTCGCCTCGGTGTTCTCCTTTTACATGTTCCTTGGAGGCGATCCACGATCTCACGTCTACAACTACTTTGCGCCGGGACTGCTGCTGGCCGCATACGGTATGTGGGCTCTAGTCGAATTTGCTCGTAGCTCCTGGCTGCGGATCTACTTGCGAACGGCCATCTGGCTAGCGGTCGGCGTTTTTGCCTGCTTGGTTTATTACATGCTGGTCGATCACGCGATCGAGCATCCCTGGTATAGAAAAACTGTCCTCGGCTACCCCTTGCCAAATCTCGAACAACGAGACATCGCCGGAGTGTTTGGCTTTCCTTACCAAAGAGGATTAAAAGAGGTCGGCGCGCTCTTCGACTCGGGTCAGTTGAGAGGCACGTTCGACAGTAACGAGCGAGACGTGATGGCCGAGTACTATTTTCACAGCGCCCGATACCGGCGGCCGGATTATTACATTTACGTCCACCGTCCGCTTTCGCTCGATCGTGAGCTGCCTTTTTTTGTCAGCACGACTTACCGCCTGGTTCGAGAGATCTCCGTCCACGGTCGAAGAACGATCGGCATTTACGAGATCTCGTCGCGCGCACGAGGTGATCTGCATGCAGCCCGTTAAAGTCCCGGCTTGGCTAA belongs to Candidatus Binatia bacterium and includes:
- a CDS encoding glycosyltransferase family 39 protein, with translation MNRSVFGARNNLWWHRLDLPLALIILAAAFLRFANLAYSEFQGDEVKALYPAGAAFPDFLFSQKKGPVQFLLTLLVRLATGGYEEWVTRVPFALASTAAVLVIFYVARDHWGRPVALLGAALVGTSGLLTAFGRIVQYQSFCLLFVALTAWLLFKALRADSPKLIYMAFLCYALGLLTHYDALTFAPTLALLVAARCWRYRDPLHRRIKHVTFASLIALSIAGLFYLPYTQQPNFTGVRTYLIERVSSGRGLDTLGQVYELLRLYFPPFYLLFTVPFLLLGILILIWRRRDVPSIALVFWFASVFSFYMFLGGDPRSHVYNYFAPGLLLAAYGMWALVEFARSSWLRIYLRTAIWLAVGVFACLVYYMLVDHAIEHPWYRKTVLGYPLPNLEQRDIAGVFGFPYQRGLKEVGALFDSGQLRGTFDSNERDVMAEYYFHSARYRRPDYYIYVHRPLSLDRELPFFVSTTYRLVREISVHGRRTIGIYEISSRARGDLHAAR